ATGAGTCCTGGTTCATTATCAGGAACTTCTTTATCTATCAGCCGTTTCATTATTGATGAAAGAGTCCTTAAAACCTCTCTTTTTTCAGCTATCGTTATTCTTTCAAATGTATCAATGAAGTCAGGATGAACCGGGAAGAGGCTAACGAATTCGTCCATTCGTTCGTTCATATGACCATAAAACTTTGCAAATGGAGTGAGATGCTCGCGAATCTTTGTTTGTTGTTCGCCATTCTTTTTAAGAAGGCGCTCAGCTACCACGAACTTGATATCCTTGCGGGCGATAAGAACTTGCTCAAAGCGGTCTTTAACACGCCGAATGCTATCAGCGACGAAAGAGAATCGAGGGCTGTCAAAGATAGCTTCTTGGACTCCAGCGATGAAGCGAAACCGGAGATCTCGGCATACTTCTCCAATCTCACGCAAGAAGCTGAGGTCGAGGATCAATTCCTGATCTTTGCGAGAACGCAGATAATCCAGCAATTCATCTACCACCAGAACCAAACCATGGTCAGGATATTTTTCTTGAAATGAGGCTACCATATCTTCAAATGCTCGTTTACTGCTCGAAATCTGACCGACACTTGGAAACGTGAAATTGACGTTCATCCGGCCTAAATGATCTTCGAGTTCCGCCACAACTATATCCCTCAAAGACATTGTTGTAGCACCGATTTCTGTTCGTACTACCTTGAATCTACCAGCAATCTTGGATGCAGCCTCAACGACTGTTCTGTTTGTCACCCCTTTGACAAGCTCTTTGTTTTCAGCTATCGCTGATATTACAGACATGAGGTGAGACTTGCCCGTGCCATAATTACCCACCACCAACAATCCTTTATTGTCAGCCGGCTGGTCAAATTGAAGTTGGGAGAATACCAGCGTAATAATCTTTTCGGCCATTTCATCGGAAAAAACGTAGGTCTTGATAAGTTGTTGAGCGGCCGCCTTTTCATCTGCGACTCGAAGTTGAACCACAGACTCAATAGGGTCAAACTGAAGTAAATCACCGTATTTCATTATTCTCCCCCGTTTTGCTTATAATGCGGAGCTACAACTAGAAAGTCACTCACATGGTAACGTCGGTATTCCGGATGACTTATCGCAGCATAAGTTATATATTCGTCTTCAAGAGTTCCATTCCAAGAGCAGACTACAGTCCTATTACGGGATAGATCCTGCAAGAGACGGAGAGGGTCTTGGCTGAGTGTTGGGTCAAAGAGTAGCTCAATATTATCCAACAAGACTATGTCGCCAGGAGAACCATTTACTATCTGCTCCATGATTCTAGGTAACTGAAGTATTCGCTGCCTCTGAGTGAGATCAATCAATAATCGAGATAGCTCCAAATTTATATTTACAATGGGTTTGTTAAGCCTTTTACTTACTTCATTCAATACTTCGGTCTTACCTTCACCTGAAGGTGCCACTACGAGGACGAGTCTGTAATACAGACTTGATGCGCTATCTATACTTTTAAGCAGACGGTCTACCGGGCTTTCGATCATTGATGCACTCCTGGGTCTCTCAAGCTTGTCTCTTTTCCAACCAACGATCAATTGTTTGTTTTCGGAAGCGCCAGTGGCGGCCTACTTTTTGAGCTGGAATTCTTCCTTCTCGAACTAGCTTGTAAACCGTGGATTTAGGTACTTTAAGATAGTTGGCTAGTTCCTCCAATGTAAGAATGTCACCTGATCTATTTTCACGCATGTATTTCTCCATCACGGCTTATGTCTGTAATTTACAATTACTGATAGTTGTTGTCAAATAGTGTGTCCCATATGCACAAAATTACCGGGGTACACTCGACGAAAGGTGTGAAAATAGTTGGCGGCAGCGAGTACCCTTTCTGTAGTGAGAAATAGGAAGGACTCACCACTGCCATGGGAAAGCCCTCATTCTATTAGTCGTATTGCACTTTCCTGACTTTTGTGACATGGCGCATCCAAAAGCTGCACCCCTAAAATTCCAGAAGTATACTTCCCCCAGCCTTGTGAAGAAAATGCAGTAATCTTGTATTGTGGCAACTGCTAGTTTACGCTACTTATTAGGTAATGCGGAAGTGAGCTAATTGTTGGTGGCGCATCACTATATTATTAGCAGGTGACTATCATCGTACCATCATTGTTGGTGTGATACTCGTAATTCTGCCCTTCGTATTTCAAGATGATTCGGAATCCAGGTACGATTACATCAGAGTACTGCATATCCGGTTCGGGACATCCGAGGCTCGTATTACTCCACATCACTTCTTCCACACTAAACACCTCAATTTGGCTGGCAGCTACCCCAAGTCTGACCGCCAAAGCCTCTAGTGCTGCGCTAGAAGCAGCAGATGAGTCTAAAGCAGACGTTGGTGGAGACCAGGGCAGAAGCTCTACTTTTAAGGGAACTATCTGAGAATTATACGCTCCCAGGTGCCCGTATTGCCCCCCATGTTCAAACTTCCCTTCGAGCCTGACTTTTCCATAACGTTCTTGCGGCCCCATCATTGTTTGTCGGTACAACTGGTCATAGACTTCCTGCGGTACTCCTCCCTCAATCCACACCATTCGGCCTTTAGGTACAAGGTGTCCCGGAGCGTATCCCGAATAATCCAGCATCTCAGCCAAAACGATGATCTCAAAGCCATGAAAACAGAACCCCTCTATGGCAATGGTCTTGCCATTATATTTGTCCGGATTGGCAAACAACCGGTCAAATGTAGGCTCCTGCACTTCGTTGACCGCTCTGGCACAACCAAAGGTTATGCTAATGATCCCCAATAGCAAAATAGCGACCGGAGTAACGTATCTATTCATATATGTTCCTGCGGTTTAGTACCAATCTTCCCTTCCACTGAGAAACAAGATCATGGTTGGCACACTACTTTCCGCTCACTGAATTATAACCGGGAGTAAATTACCACGCAAACCTCTTGACCTGCCAACCGAAAACAAGTCCTGTTATATTTTGAACCAGTGTCAAGCAATTAATACCTACCTCTCCATCCCCCTATACACCCTCAAGCTTTCCTCAAACCTCACGCTTTTCGTATACCTCGCCACCATGTCCAGGCTTTTCTATATGCTTAGCCTCATAGTGTGCTCGGTGTCCGAGTGGAGGTTATACATTACTCATTTTTGTTAAGGAGCTGGCCTCACTCGATTGGTGGTGTACCTTCCAGTTCATGGCAGGTATTATCCCTAATACTTATTAGCTTTTCTTCAAGCAGCGCTGGTTTATCATACTTACTGATTGATAACACCCCAGCAGATCAAAGCATCAAATAGAATCCTCATTGACCCCGAAGATTTGTTCTTGGTTCAACCTTGACTTGATTACCGGGTTATTGTACCGTATAGAACTATCTTAGGGGACTAGATTATACATACCGATGTTGAAGTTTCTGGTGTAATCTTCACCGAGGAGGCTGAAATGGTGGAGCGGAATAACACAGATGCCCAGCTTATCAAAGAGCTGGAGAGGCTCAAGCCTCACGATCACCTTTGCCTTATCCATGAAACTCATCAGGAATGGGAGGAAGCCATCATCCCGTTTATCCGCATCGGTTTAGAGCGGAAAGAGAAGTGCATCTACGTAGCTGATACCCGTACCGCCGAAGAGTTGCGCAACTATCTCAGCAAGGCTGGGATAGCGGCGGCTTTTTTTGAAGAATCCGGCCAACTTACCATCCTCAGGGAGAGCGATGTCTACACGAAAGAAGACTCTTTTGACCCTGACCGTATTATCCGCCTCCTCATCACTGAAACCGAGAAAGCCGTTAGTCAAGGCTATCCGGCGCTACGGGTAACCGGCGAGATGACGTTTGTGCTCAAAGGGGTTACCGGCTCGGAAAGGCTCCTGGAATACGAGACCAAGCTTAACCGCGATTTATTTCCCAAATACCCCTGCCTTGCTATCTGCCAGTACGACCGCTGGAAGTTCGACTCGGAGATTATCAAGGGCATCATCATGACCCATCCCAAGCTCATACACGGCAACCGGGTCAGCCCCAACTTCTACTATATACCTACCGAGGAGTTTCTGAACCACAAGCGTGCCGAGATGGAGGCCCAGCACTGGCTCAACAATATAGCCCGCGAACAGAAGCGGAAAGAGGAACTAGAAGAATCGGAGGTTCGCTACCGACGACTCTTCGAAGCGGCCAAAGATGGGATACTGATCCTTAACGCAAAGAGCGGAATAATCATGGACATTAACCCCTATTTGCTGAATCTGATGGGATACTCCAAGCAGGAGATATTAGGAAAGCGGCTCTGGGAGCTCGGGTTTTTCAAGGATAGGCTTCGTAGCCATGATTCCTTCCGCGAGTTACAGCAAAAGGGATATATCCACTACGAAGATCTGCCGCTCGAGACTAAGGATGGACGTAAGCTTGATGTTGAGTTTGTTAGCAATTCATACCTGGTCAACAGCGAGATGGTAATTCAATGTAACATCCGCGATATCACCGAGCGCAAAAGTAAGAATGAGGAGATACAGCATCTTAACCTGACCCTTCGCGCCATTCGCGATGTGAATCAGCTTATCGTGAGGGAAAAGAGCCGCAAGCGGTTGCTCAACGAGCTCTGCCGTATTCTCATCCGGACCGGTAGCTACTCTGTCGCCTGGATTGCCCTGCTGGACCAGTCCGGGAAGGTGGTGGTACACGCCCAGGCAGGGTTAAGTAAGAAATTCACGCCTATGTTCAAGCAGATGAAAGCCGGTGAGCTACCGCCTTACGGACAGCAAGCGCTGGGGCAAACATCAGCGGTGGTCACTAAAGAACCGGGGTCCGCCTGCGGTGACGGCTCTCTCTCAGGTGAACTGAAAAACGTCAGAACGGCACTGACAGTCAGACTGGAGCATGCGGGAAGGATCTACGGACTGCTGTCTGCTCATATGCCAAGCGCTTCCGTCACTGATGAGGAGATAGTCTTGTTCCAGGAAGCGGCCAGTGACATGGCTTTTGCTCTGCATGGCATTAAACTCTTGGAGGAAAAGAGGCGCGCGATGCGATCCCTGAAAGAGGCGGAGGCAATATTCCAGGATCTCT
This portion of the Dehalococcoidales bacterium genome encodes:
- a CDS encoding helix-turn-helix domain-containing protein, which codes for MRENRSGDILTLEELANYLKVPKSTVYKLVREGRIPAQKVGRHWRFRKQTIDRWLEKRQA
- the brxF gene encoding BREX-3 system P-loop-containing protein BrxF; amino-acid sequence: MIESPVDRLLKSIDSASSLYYRLVLVVAPSGEGKTEVLNEVSKRLNKPIVNINLELSRLLIDLTQRQRILQLPRIMEQIVNGSPGDIVLLDNIELLFDPTLSQDPLRLLQDLSRNRTVVCSWNGTLEDEYITYAAISHPEYRRYHVSDFLVVAPHYKQNGGE